The Solanum pennellii chromosome 4, SPENNV200 genomic interval AGCTCAAGGATAGACTCACTTCATCCCCGGTGCTTACCTTGACTAAAAggggtgagaattacactgtatattatgatgcatctaGGATTGGTTTTGGTTGTGTTTTTATGCGGGGTGGTAATGTGATAATCTATGTGTCCAGACAACtgaaggtgcatgagaagaactatccaactcatgacttagagttggcagcgttggtgtttgcactgaagctgtggaggcactacCTGTATGGAGTAAAtatggatgtgttcacagaccacaagagtctctaGTACGTGTTTACACAAAGGGATTTAAATCAATGTTAGCGGAGATTGTTCGAGATGTTGAAAGACTacgacatgaatgtccactattatccaggtaaggctaaagttgtagctgatgctttgagcaggatgagcatggggagtacaacccaagttgaggatgagaagaaggattTGGTGAAAAATGTACACAGACTGGctagactgggtgtgcggttggttgactctactagtgggggtgtttcggtcaatcctagttctgaatcatcattgattgttgaagtcaagaagggtcaatATCTTGATGTtctgttgatggagctgaaggactcattATTAACAAAGATTAATGATTCTTTCGCCTTGGAAGGTGACGACATACTTAGGTACCTAGACTGGCTGTCtataccagatgtggatgatttgcagaCGAGGATTGTTGCATCAGACCGTGGTTCTAGATATTATATACATCCAgattccaccaagatgtatcatgatcttaggcatatctattggtgggatggcatgaagaaggacattgttgAGTATGTGGATAAGTGTCataattgtcagcaggttaaggtAGAGCATATTAAGACAGGCGGTCTGACTCATATTATCGAGGTTCCAAGTTGGAAGTTTGAGGCCTTAGCATAGATTTCATGGGTTGTATTCCGAAGACTAGgaggcagcatgactccatatgggctATTATGGACAGAATGACTAAGTCTTCCCACTTTATCcttgtgaagtctacttatagAGACGAGGACTATGTGATAgcctacattgatgagattgtgagatggcatgggattcctttttctatcatttaAGATAGAGGAGCTTAGTTTAGTTCACCTCCCTGGAGATCTTTCTAGAAGAGTTTAGGCACACACGTGAAACTTAGTACTGCCTTttatcctcagactgatgggcaggctgagcgtaccattcagacattggaggatatgttaagggcatgtgtgattgacttcagacGTAGTTGGGACGACTATTTTccattgatagagttctcgtataataacagCTATCACTCCAACATTGGGATgacaccgtttgaggcactgtatgataggagatgtaggtctccattTTGGTGGTTTGAAATTTGAGAGTCATCAATTTTTGGTCCAAAGTTCATTCACAACACCTTGGAGAAGCTCAGACTGATTAGAGACTGGTTgtctactgcttacagtcggtagaagtcatatgcagataaCAAGAAGCGGCctttagagtttgatgttggtgaccaggtccaTTTTAatatatcacctatgaaaggggtgatgaggttttgaaggaaggggaagttgagttcgaggtatgttgggccatgtGAGGTCCTACATCGTGTAGGTAaggtggcctatgaattggcattgcctgcggagctagcttttGTTCATCTAGTCTTTAATGTGTGTCCGTGTTGAAGAAGTGTCATGGTGATCCAACATAGATTCTACCTATtcaaggtttgggggttgatgaagaattgtcttatgaggagataCCTGTTGAGATTCTATACAGACATGTGAAGTGGCTGAGAAACAAGGATCTTGCaaaagtgaaggtattgtgaaggaaccatcttgttgagggttctacgtgggaggccgaggccgatataaGATCTCACATGTCTGACTCATATTATCAAGGTTCCAAGTTGGATGTAGGAGGCCATAAGCATAGATTTCACGGGTTGTCTTTCGAAGACTAGgaggcagcatgactccatatgagcaattatgaaaagaaaatgtgctaaagttaatgaatgtggtgacaacatgataagaggataatgtgaaagatgagagcaatctcaaatgagcctaagtaaatgttaccaaaacgtactcacctatgagagtgtaaagttaatgaagtgaccagtctctatgaacactctaatgaaagtataaaagttaatgcatacttatcATTAAATATGAGATGAGTAATCATCTAataagctatgatgtcctcatgtcagaagcaagcttccatgttgtatgagttgaatgtactGGAACtctatactgagcaccgatagtcTAGCTATGAGCGTTGATGCCTTCTTTCAAGAacggcggaggttcacgtaactctcataagATAAGACTTTCTGGTATGCCaagtatgggtctccttataacTCCTTGTcatcgaacctatactgccaatatagggatctagcagggttcaatttccatttacactagcatgttttgggtcaatttggcaggtgattccacctctttttggtatggggaagacactggattgcatgatgctcacatgatgtatgtttgttaaatttaaagttcccaaagaatgaatgaggccagcctcaaatgatgctcaTAGTGAAATGAACGATGTCAAAGGTGTaagtatatgataatgatgcagtgagctagacttaagtaatgatgataggttattctttgtcattgtacaacaatcccgatgagagtcttaaaataaatcctaggtatgacttgtgattgcactagtatatgaaagaatgaaaaatgaagtacgatgaatgaatgaagcagactctgtgtttgctaaagaaggctccctagtagaggtctcatatgttgtgccctcattttgggaagtcctaacgtcaagtccatgatcccaacgtgtcatggtatatgaatgaatgatatgaactacgtgatatgatatgtgaaatatgttatgtgttgtttgcaaattgatgagtttgatgatgcatgttacactcatggcatgagtttccaaatcaaaatttggctggtccattgactttccgaatcaaaatttggcaagtccactgacttgactttccatgaatcatgttgttaggaaagacctattctttctcatgcatgtcatTGGTgtatgcttgcatatacccattcTTAGTACAAGACTGTACTAATTCCATAGAGTTATCTATTTCTAGGTGCAGGAACATGTGGACGTTAGATCGTACGGTACAACGTtacagctatccggacgtggatcTTTCATCCACACTTGGTAGGCCCTCCATGCTTTTGAGGCTGTCTACTATTATTATCTAGGTTAGATGTAGgcattagctagtggagcatatCCCACTATTGTTTCATTTCCCACTTCATTTTAGATTtagtattggtgccgttttggcaagtacacatttagtgcagctatgaactatttctttcatttgatgatattaatgttagatatttttgagtttatgagttttaagtagaatgtcttatatgaatgtcaAATACCAAgatgttcaaattttctgcaaaaaatAATCTAGATAAAGTAAAGATGATGTATATAGGCTTGCCTGccacctctaagaggtcaacgacgccggtttcgTCTGGGGTCTCGATTCCGGTCATGACAACAGTGAAGTTACAATAAAGTGTACTATAAGCTTACTGTAAGATGTTATAACTTTATATAAGTTAGATATGTCTTGGATTGTGTTCTAAATGTGATGTTTAGTGCTCAAATGTGATTCTTCTACTTTTAATAtaaagttttaataaaaaagagcatatttctcataaacatttgtttctcatgattttatgcattattccatacttagtaatgcattgtactaattccattcaTTTTggttatatctaaaggtgtaggtggaaggtgagaagtTTCTTGAAGCAAAGATTGGAAAGTAGGACTTTTTAAaccaagttgaagtatgtcctcacttacCTCGAGGGCATAACTATCTATAGATTTCTTTTAactcaaagtattgtaatagactagaTTTTACATTTGATTGTACGTGCATTGTCCAAAGTATTCTTTAGTCTACGATTTTCGTATGTTGAGATTTAGTATTTTCTAcggttttatatgaaagatattatgagatattattagtatgaaaagttttaattctgcactacttttcataaatgtatgcaatgaatgatggcATAGGGCTTGTagaagacctctgagaggtcaactaCGCCGTGCCACGAATTAAGGAATGTCCTATCTTGTACGGTAGGCACTCAGATCATGACCAATGTGGTATctgagcataggttatgaatgTTTTCTTAGGaattaaaaagtattaaaaagccacatctagtagagtcttgttcatctatgtgagtcgcaacacatcaatgagcgagaggctataggacgatagagtttctatttttttctactCTTTTGTTGTGCCGTATAGTTAAAAGTTATAAGTGTActtcttaattttttccttGCGTatataggagatgaatactatAAGGATGACCATTAGAAGGTTGGAAGATGGAAGGGTGCAAGACGAAGTTTCTCAAGGTGGACTAGATCCACAAGGAGTCCGATTTCCACAAGGTGCTCAAGTGCCTCCCCAAGGTGATAATGTCCCAATCATGGGTGGAGATATTGAAGTTTCGGTTGTTCACCCGGACATGATTAGTGGGGAAATTAGAGAAGCTTTACTTGCTTTAGCTAGAGCCATGACTACTTATGTGAATAGGGGTATTGAAACTAGAGTTAGTGCTGTAGAGAGAACTATGACCTCCAgattgagagactttgtgaggatgaatcctcctaagTTTCTTGGATCTAAGGTGGCAGAAGATCCCCAATAGTTTCTAGATGGTGTGTATAAGGTATTTAGTGCCATGGGGCtgacatctagggagaaggtggAGTTAGCATCGCACAAATTGAGGGAggtttctcaagtgtggtacgCTCAATGGAAAGATTATAGGCTGGTTtagtcgggtcctattgagtgggaggAGTTTAAGGAAGATTTATTAGGAAATTAATTTCCtcgtgagaggagggaggtgaagaTTGAGAAGTTTATCAAACTCAGGGAAGGCAATATGAGTGCttaggagtattccttgaagttcacTATGTTATCTAGGTAtttccatccttggtgtctatctttagggatgagatgagtagttTTGTGACCGGTGTTTCCAACCTTGTGAAAGATGAGTGTCATACGACCATGCTTCACAATGACATGAACTTGTAtaggctcatggtgtatgctcaatccattgaAGAGTCGATGCTTATGAGGATTTCTAGAAACTTGAAGAGGAGTTGAAAAAGTGAGCAAaaccaacctaggttcaagaagagggctcaaatTCAAGATGAATCTAGGGGTGGTAAGGTCAAACTTGTGATGGGTAGTGATTCTCAAGGTGGTAACcctacttgtgctacttgtgggaagaagcactATGGGAAATGTGTAGTAGGTCCCATAAATTTCTTTGGTAGTGGTAAGGAAGGACATaaagtgagggattgtcctacaATTGCGACTAGAGGAAAGAAAGGTAAGCAAGTCCCTCAAACTGTTATGGGCGATGATATTccaaagaagaatt includes:
- the LOC107016644 gene encoding uncharacterized protein LOC107016644 produces the protein MVTDIRNFLGLASYYHRFMEGFSSIAAPLTALTKKKVKFYGAETCKKSFQELKDRLTSSPVLTLTKRGENYTVYYDASRIGFGCVFMRGGNVIIYVSRQLKEMNTIRMTIRRLEDGRVQDEVSQGGLDPQGVRFPQGAQVPPQGDNVPIMGGDIEVSVVHPDMISGEIREALLALARAMTTYVNRGIETRVSAVERTMTSRLRDFVRMNPPKFLGSKVAEDPQ